The following coding sequences are from one Primulina eburnea isolate SZY01 chromosome 15, ASM2296580v1, whole genome shotgun sequence window:
- the LOC140815367 gene encoding uncharacterized protein isoform X1, producing MATFLSFKPVLISPSPTLHSNHLIFSPDYCQKVYKFRCCAKNTTNQDSEPENLLLKIAWYGSEFLGIAASFLRSPTRTEEAGGGVPELFVDGFGKIDRAVVVKAIKEDFQRSYFVTGNLALDAYEEDCEFADPAGSFRGLSRFKRNCTNFGYLLEKSNMKLMKWEDFEEKGIGHWRFICVMSFPWKPILSATGYTEYYFDEKSGKICRHVEHWNVPKMTLLKQILKPSRGLFSNKPSK from the exons ATGGCCACTTTTCTTTCATTCAAACCCGTACTTATCTCTCCCTCTCCAACCCTGCATTCTAACCATCTGATTTTTAGTCCTGATTATTGCCAAAAAGTGTACAAATTCCGATGCTGTGCAAAAAACACAACGAATCAAGATTCTGAACCTGAAAATTTGTTGCTCAAAATCGCCTGGTATGGCTCTGAATTTCTTGGTATAGCTGCTTCCTTCCTCCGTTCTCCAACGAGAACAGAGGAAGCAGGAGGAGGTGTCCCAGAGCTTTTTGTTGATGGGTTTGGAAAGATTGATCGCGCTGTGGTTGTGAAAGCCATCAAAGAGGACTTTCAAAGATCATACTTTGTCACTG GAAATCTGGCACTTGATGCTTATGAAGAGGATTGTGAATTTGCTGATCCAGCCGGTTCCTTTCGAGGGCTAAGTCGATTCAAAAGAAACTGTACCAATTTTGGTTATCTCCTCGAAAAGTCAAATATGAAACTCATGAAATGGGAGGATTTTGAG GAGAAAGGAATTGGGCATTGGCGGTTTATATGTGTCATGTCATTTCCTTGGAAGCCCATTCTTTCAG CTACTGGTTATACAGAGTATTACTTTGATGaaaaatctggaaaaatatgCAG GCATGTGGAACATTGGAATGTACCCAAAATGACTCTTTTGAAGCAAATCTTAAAGCCTAGCAGGGGATTATTTAGCAATAAACCTAGCAAGTAG
- the LOC140815367 gene encoding uncharacterized protein isoform X2 produces the protein MATFLSFKPVLISPSPTLHSNHLIFSPDYCQKVYKFRCCAKNTTNQDSEPENLLLKIAWYGSEFLGIAASFLRSPTRTEEAGGGVPELFVDGFGKIDRAVVVKAIKEDFQRSYFVTGNLALDAYEEDCEFADPAGSFRGLSRFKRNCTNFGYLLEKSNMKLMKWEDFEEKGIGHWRFICVMSFPWKPILSGVCIFNLQLMKAENYESVIQLLVIQSITLMKNLEKYAGMWNIGMYPK, from the exons ATGGCCACTTTTCTTTCATTCAAACCCGTACTTATCTCTCCCTCTCCAACCCTGCATTCTAACCATCTGATTTTTAGTCCTGATTATTGCCAAAAAGTGTACAAATTCCGATGCTGTGCAAAAAACACAACGAATCAAGATTCTGAACCTGAAAATTTGTTGCTCAAAATCGCCTGGTATGGCTCTGAATTTCTTGGTATAGCTGCTTCCTTCCTCCGTTCTCCAACGAGAACAGAGGAAGCAGGAGGAGGTGTCCCAGAGCTTTTTGTTGATGGGTTTGGAAAGATTGATCGCGCTGTGGTTGTGAAAGCCATCAAAGAGGACTTTCAAAGATCATACTTTGTCACTG GAAATCTGGCACTTGATGCTTATGAAGAGGATTGTGAATTTGCTGATCCAGCCGGTTCCTTTCGAGGGCTAAGTCGATTCAAAAGAAACTGTACCAATTTTGGTTATCTCCTCGAAAAGTCAAATATGAAACTCATGAAATGGGAGGATTTTGAG GAGAAAGGAATTGGGCATTGGCGGTTTATATGTGTCATGTCATTTCCTTGGAAGCCCATTCTTTCAGGTGTATGTATATTCAACTTACAACTCATGAAGGCAGAGAATTATGAGTCTGTTATTCAA CTACTGGTTATACAGAGTATTACTTTGATGaaaaatctggaaaaatatgCAG GCATGTGGAACATTGGAATGTACCCAAAATGA
- the LOC140815367 gene encoding uncharacterized protein isoform X3 encodes MATFLSFKPVLISPSPTLHSNHLIFSPDYCQKVYKFRCCAKNTTNQDSEPENLLLKIAWYGSEFLGIAASFLRSPTRTEEAGGGVPELFVDGFGKIDRAVVVKAIKEDFQRSYFVTGNLALDAYEEDCEFADPAGSFRGLSRFKRNCTNFGYLLEKSNMKLMKWEDFEEKGIGHWRFICVMSFPWKPILSVIFQCSYWLYRVLL; translated from the exons ATGGCCACTTTTCTTTCATTCAAACCCGTACTTATCTCTCCCTCTCCAACCCTGCATTCTAACCATCTGATTTTTAGTCCTGATTATTGCCAAAAAGTGTACAAATTCCGATGCTGTGCAAAAAACACAACGAATCAAGATTCTGAACCTGAAAATTTGTTGCTCAAAATCGCCTGGTATGGCTCTGAATTTCTTGGTATAGCTGCTTCCTTCCTCCGTTCTCCAACGAGAACAGAGGAAGCAGGAGGAGGTGTCCCAGAGCTTTTTGTTGATGGGTTTGGAAAGATTGATCGCGCTGTGGTTGTGAAAGCCATCAAAGAGGACTTTCAAAGATCATACTTTGTCACTG GAAATCTGGCACTTGATGCTTATGAAGAGGATTGTGAATTTGCTGATCCAGCCGGTTCCTTTCGAGGGCTAAGTCGATTCAAAAGAAACTGTACCAATTTTGGTTATCTCCTCGAAAAGTCAAATATGAAACTCATGAAATGGGAGGATTTTGAG GAGAAAGGAATTGGGCATTGGCGGTTTATATGTGTCATGTCATTTCCTTGGAAGCCCATTCTTTCAG TTATATTTCAATGCAGCTACTGGTTATACAGAGTATTACTTTGA
- the LOC140815646 gene encoding uncharacterized protein: MPLCLRDYNNNEPLIRTVDSQKNSDSLSKNLTEVALQNPSFRERTRLKHVVFGIGASSKLWDRRKEYIKIWWRKDEMRGFAWLDQPVDHDESLPQVKISSNTSEFPYNHVGGDRSALRISRIVSEIVRLELDDVRWIVLGDDDTFFVADNLVRVLSKYDHTKFYYIGSTTESHTQNLHFSYHMAYGGGGFAISYPLAKELEKMQDRCMQRYPTMYGSDDRIHACMSELGVPLTKEVGFHQLDIYGNPMGLLSAHPVAPLVTLHHLDVMDPIFPNVDQAHALKRLRMPMRLDSAALMQQSICYDKARNWTISNSWGYTSHIYRGLIRAIDMEMPTRTFLDWYRGGDGAGLIFNTRPFGMNSCERPSVYVLSNAVFNNATNQTASEYVLSNSERSCAWNMDYDPSSIYRVEVYKKPDPNLWDKPPRRNCCTVLSTQKEGTVAVDVHECAVGETIEI, from the exons ATGCCCCTTTGTTTAAGAGACTACAATAACAACGAGCCTTTAATCAGAACAGTAGATTCTCAAAAAAATTCTGATTCCCTTTCAAAAAACCTTACAGAAGTTGCACTTCAAAACCCTAGTTTTCGAGAGAGAACCCGACTCAAACACGTCGTTTTTGGTATCGGAGCATCTTCTAAACTATGGGACAGGAGGAAAGAGTACATCAAAATATGGTGGAGGAAGGACGAGATGCGAGGTTTTGCATGGCTGGATCAGCCGGTCGACCACGACGAGTCCCTCCCTCAAGTGAAAATATCCAGTAATACTTCAGAATTCCCGTATAACCACGTGGGTGGTGACCGTTCTGCTTTAAGAATATCACGTATAGTGTCGGAGATCGTTAGGTTGGAGTTGGATGACGTGAGATGGATCGTGTTGGGAGACGACGATACGTTTTTCGTGGCCGATAATCTTGTTAGGGTTTTGTCCAAATATGATCATACCAAGTTTTATTATATTGGTAGTACCACGGAAAGTCATACGCAAAACTTGCATTTTTCATATCATATGGCTTATGGAGGGGGAGGGTTTGCCATAAGTTATCCATTGGCTAAAGAACTCGAAAAAATGCAAGATAGATGCATGCAGAGATATCCCACGATGTACGGCTCAGATGATCGGATCCACGCTTGCATGTCTGAACTTGGAGTTCCTCTCACCAAGGAAGTTGGATTTCACCAG CTGGACATATACGGCAATCCAATGGGACTATTATCTGCGCACCCGGTAGCACCATTAGTTACACTCCACCACCTCGATGTAATGGACCCGATATTCCCAAATGTGGACCAGGCACACGCCCTTAAACGGCTTAGGATGCCGATGAGACTGGACTCAGCTGCGCTCATGCAGCAGTCCATATGTTATGATAAAGCTCGCAACTGGACGATTTCGAACTCATGGGGCTACACCTCCCACATCTATAGGGGTCTTATTCGGGCTATCGACATGGAAATGCCCACAAGAACCTTTCTGGACTGGTACCGAGGAGGCGATGGTGCTGGTTTGATATTCAACACTAGACCTTTTGGAATGAATTCTTGTGAAAGGCCATCTGTTTACGTGCTGTCGAATGCTGTGTTTAACAATGCAACAAACCAGACGGCTAGCGAATACGTCCTGTCGAATTCAGAGAGAAGCTGTGCTTGGAATATGGATTATGATCCTTCTAGTATTTATAGAGTGGAAGTTTATAAGAAGCCTGATCCTAATCTATGGGACAAG CCTCCAAGGAGAAACTGTTGCACAGTGCTTTCAACACAAAAAGAAGGGACAGTGGCAGTTGATGTTCATGAATGTGCAGTAGGCGAAAcaattgaaatttga
- the LOC140815366 gene encoding mechanosensitive ion channel protein 1, mitochondrial-like, which yields MAAVRISRLRPLCSSAKANCGIHIKPCVAYTSESYHTGESGHVQNLESNSSRIMFSNSAIYARCSRGGYFDACYTNKLMGSLVFQGSFSFVWISPFVSNRLFSSSTEGKGSIARDSNVIADSGASGSAVTDGGVGQDGWIGKANDIWQSAGEAMKYSGEKAKEVSDEAASHVQKIFDTYPYLRDVIVPVGGTLFGTLLAWSLLPSILRRFHRYSMQNPVALLARSSLSGSVPYEKSFWSAMEDPVRYFITFLAFLQIGEMVAPTVISSEYIVPAWRGAFIVSLVWFLHRWKTNVITRALAAKRMEHVDRDKLLTLDKISSVGLLVVGLMALAEACGVAVQSVMTVGGIGGVATAFAARDILGNVLSGLSVQISRPFSIGDTIKAGSVEGQVVDMGLTTTSLLTAEKFPVIVPNSLFSSQVIVNKSRAKWRTMSTKIPLQIDDIDKISQISEDIKSMLRSNSNVFLEKEAPYCFLSCIERSYAVLTIGCNLKNVGHEAEQDILLQAVRIIQQHDAALGRTQENTLH from the exons ATGGCTGCGGTGAGAATTTCTCGGCTGAGACCTTTATGTTCTTCTGCAAAAGCTAATTGTGGTATTCATATTAAACCGTGTGTTGCATATACAAGTGAAAGTTATCACACTGGGGAATCTGGGCATGTGCAGAATCTTGAGAGCAATAGTTCTAGAATAATGTTTTCGAACTCTGCTATTTATGCTCGGTGTTCGAGAGGGGGTTACTTTGATGCATGTTATACGAACAAGCTAATGGGGAGTTTGGTTTTTCAAGGTAGTTTTTCATTTGTATGGATCAGCCCTTTCGTTAGTAATAGGCTGTTTTCCTCATCTACCGAGGGTAAAGGTAGCATAGCTCGTGACTCAAATGTTATTGCTGATTCTGGTGcaagtgggagtgctgtgactgATGGTGGTGTTGGACAGGACGGTTGGATTGGTAAAGCAAATGACATCTGGCAATCGGCTGGTGAAGCTATGAAATATAGTGGGGAAAAGGCAAAAGAAGTGTCAGATGAAGCTGCTTCTCATGTTCAAAAGATTTTCGATACCTATCCTTATCTTAGAGATGTTATTGTACCTGTAGGCGGAACTTTGTTCGGAACTTTACTGGCGTGGTCATTGTTGCCTAGTATCTTGAGGCGATTTCACAGATACTCCATGCAAAATCCAGTTGCTTTGTTGGCTAGGAGCTCGCTGTCGGGTTCTGTCCCTTATGAGAAAAGCTTTTGGAGTGCTATGGAGGACCCAGTTCGATATTTTATTACGTTCCTGGCATTTTTGCAAAT TGGTGAAATGGTAGCTCCAACGGTTATTTCTTCAGAGTACATCGTGCCTGCTTGGAGGGGTGCTTTTATTGTTTCACTTGTCTGGTTCCTGCATCGGTGGAAAACAAATGTTATTACTCGAGCTTTGGCAGCTAAGAGGATGGAACATGTCGATAGGGATAAGTTGTTAACTCTGGACAAAATATCATCTGTTGGACTCCTTGTTGTTGGGTTGATGGCTTTAGCAGAGGCATGTGGAGTTGCTGTGCAGTCTGTTATGACTGTAGGAGGCATAGGAG GAGTGGCAACAGCCTTTGCTGCAAGGGACATACTTGGGAATGTTCTCAGCGGTCTTTCCGTGCAGATATCACGACCATTTTCGATTGGAGACACGATCAAA GCTGGATCTGTGGAAGGTCAAGTGGTAGATATGGGTCTCACTACTACATCATTGCTGACTGCAGAAAAGTTTCCAGTTATTGTCCCGAATTCTCTGTTTTCCAGTCAG GTAATTGTGAATAAATCACGGGCCAAATGGCGAACCATGAGCACAAAAATTCCATTACAAATTGATGACATAGACAAGATTTCCCAGATATCAGAGGATATAAAAAGCATGCTTCGATCAAATTCAAATGTGTTCTTGGAGAAGGAGGCACCatattgtttcttgtcttgTATTGAGAGATCATACGCTGTTTTGACCATTGGATGCAATCTAAAAAATGTG GGCCATGAGGCGGAGCAGGATATTCTTCTTCAGGCTGTCCGAATAATTCAACAACACGATGCTGCATTAGGCAGAACTCAGGAAAACACTCTACATTGA
- the LOC140813704 gene encoding protein BPS1, chloroplastic-like, which translates to MSRAQEPQRPFLPFGNPFRMILPTGARLSPKLLALLNNFEETLAARLKKLKPADKEDVLRLSWMISAMVALCEIHTDIKTLITALELPVSDWEDKWIDVYLDNSVKLLDMCISFSSEVARLKQGDLYLQCVLHNLSSASSNQFVRARSSLDGWSKHIGSKNPRLDNCFSVMDCLIQMLDEPKVKNSSKGKVLMRAMYGVKVVTLFICSSFAAAFSGSPKKLIDLPVPESYLWAGEFMAIQAFVNTEIRSIYSSKSFTILKELEAVDMRAKKLYPILEEDGVDPPIETGVLKESTLDLKKSVEIFSQGLDDLAKEVDRFFQIVLTGRDALISNLRVGGEWQRL; encoded by the coding sequence ATGAGCCGTGCACAGGAACCACAGAGGCCTTTCCTCCCATTCGGAAATCCCTTCCGAATGATTTTACCAACAGGCGCTCGCCTTTCCCCAAAGCTCCTCGCTTTGTTGAATAATTTCGAGGAGACGTTGGCAGCAAGGCTTAAAAAGCTTAAGCCAGCTGATAAGGAAGATGTCCTCCGTCTATCATGGATGATTTCTGCAATGGTAGCCTTGTGTGAAATTCACACTGACATAAAAACTCTTATTACAGCACTTGAGCTCCCCGTCTCTGATTGGGAGGATAAGTGGATTGACGTTTACTTGGACAATAGCGTGAAGTTATTAGATATGTGCATTTCTTTCAGCTCCGAAGTCGCTCGACTGAAACAAGGCGACCTTTATCTCCAGTGTGTTTTGCATAATTTGAGCAGTGCTTCATCTAATCAGTTTGTTCGGGCTCGATCATCGCTCGACGGATGGAGCAAGCATATTGGTTCAAAGAATCCAAGACTTGATAACTGTTTTTCGGTAATGGACTGTCTGATCCAAATGCTAGATGAACCAAAGGTTAAAAACTCTTCAAAGGGAAAGGTCTTAATGCGAGCTATGTATGGAGTGAAGGTTGTGACCCTCTTCATTTGCAGCAGTTTTGCAGCTGCATTCTCCGGTTCTCCTAAAAAGTTGATAGACCTTCCGGTTCCGGAGTCTTACTTGTGGGCTGGTGAATTTATGGCAATTCAGGCATTCGTTAATACGGAGATAAGAAGCATATATTCCAGCAAAAGCTTCACCATATTGAAAGAACTTGAAGCTGTTGATATGAGAGCAAAGAAGTTGTACCCTATTTTGGAAGAAGATGGGGTAGACCCACCTATTGAAACTGGAGTATTGAAAGAGTCGACCctggatttaaaaaaatcagtaGAAATTTTCTCACAAGGGCTTGATGACCTTGCAAAGGAGGTGGACAGGTTCTTCCAAATTGTTTTAACTGGACGCGACGCATTGATTTCTAACCTTAGAGTTGGTGGGGAGTGGCAACGCCTTTGA
- the LOC140815647 gene encoding probable serine/threonine-protein kinase At1g01540, whose amino-acid sequence MLNEKSDIYSFGILIMEIITGGSPVDYSRPPGEINLVDWLKMMVSDRKSEEVIDPKLPEKPVSKILKRVILVALRCVDPDAQKRPKMGHVIHMLESEDLLSRDERRIGRRSSGSLRENSSHEPDKQSSEGISDASQGDSSRGQIYQAGGNRW is encoded by the exons ATGCTGAATGAAAAAAGCGACATATATAGCTTTGGAATACTGATTATGGAGATTATAACTGGTGGATCTCCGGTTGATTATAGTAGGCCACCGGGAGAG ATCAATCTAGTTGATTGGCTGAAAATGATGGTGAGTGACAGGAAATCTGAGGAAGTAATAGATCCTAAGTTGCCTGAAAAGCCTGTTTCAAAAATACTGAAACGTGTGATCTTGGTCGCCCTTCGTTGTGTCGATCCTGATGCTCAGAAGAGGCCTAAAATGGGTCATGTGATACACATGCTTGAATCAGAAGACCTACTATCTCGTGAT GAACGACGAATTGGCCGCAGATCTTCTGGTTCCCTCAGAGAAAATAGTAGTCACGAGCCGGATAAACAAAGCAGTGAAGGTATATCTGATGCTTCTCAAGGGGATAGCAGTAGGGGCCAAATTTACCAAGCAGGTGGAAATAGATGGTAA
- the LOC140815346 gene encoding ferric reduction oxidase 2-like has protein sequence MDSAAPPSRGGGSNAVRAVIMAVLVAVFTGYLFLWIMMPTNPYRLTWLPEIRKETASTYFGNNQGATYLVYTFPMLFIAALGCVYLHLGKKSREIHTNRSKGEHKMAVWKRPLIIKGLGIVSRIELAFFLMFMALLVWNFANYLSISFAKITPMSAAKSGEKVWEAKLESSGLRLGLVGNIALAFLFFPVTRGSSVLPLFGLTSEASVKYHIWLGHIMMILFTAHGVIYIIYWAIMHELSEMLTWENTGVSNVAGELSLLAGLALWATTFPGIRRKMFELFFYTHHLYILFMLFFVLHVGISYTCIMLPGFFLFMIDRYLRFLQSRRGVRLVSARVLPCQTVELNFSKSKGLSYTPTSIMFMNMPSISKLQWHPFTISSSSNLESDKLGVIIKVEGKWSDKLYQMLSSPSYVDRLDVSIEGPYGPASTDFLSHDLLVMVSGGSGITPFISIIRELVYTSETLKCRTPEILLISAFKNSNDLTMLDLILPISGVPSKFSNLSLQIEAFVTRENEPATQENKGIRTIWFKPNPRDAPITPILGQNSWLWLGAIISSSFMIYLIFIGILTRYYIFPIDHNSNKIYSSSSRAVLHILFLCIGIVIASTAAFLWNKNRNSKETTQIQNMEGATPVASPNALYYNADRELESLPQQSISQCINVHYGERPDIKRFLFERKESSVGVLVCGPKKMRHEVANICSSGLADNLHFESISFSW, from the exons ATGGACTCTGCAGCGCCACCATCTCGCGGAGGCGGCAGCAACGCCGTCAGGGCGGTGATAATGGCTGTGCTGGTGGCGGTGTTTACGGGCTATCTTTTCTTGTGGATCATGATGCCCACCAATCCTTATAGATTGACTTGGTTGCCGGAGATACGAAAGGAGACAGCCTCCACTTACTTTGGAAACAACCAAG GTGCGACTTATTTGGTCTACACGTTCCCCATGTTATTCATTGCTGCTTTGGGTTGTGTGTATCTTCACTTAGGAAAGAAATCAAGGGAGATTCACACTAACCG ATCAAAAGGAGAGCATAAAATGGCAGTATGGAAGAGACCATTGATAATAAAAGGATTGGGAATCGTGTCTCGAATTGAGCTTGCATTTTTCCTCATGTTTATGGCTCTTCTCGTCTGGAATTTTGCCAATTATTTGAGTATCagttttgcaaaaattacaccTATGTCTGCAGCGAAAAGTGGTGAAAAAGT GTGGGAAGCGAAGCTAGAATCGTCGGGACTCCGCCTTGGACTGGTGGGGAATATAGCCCTAGCGTTCCTATTTTTCCCGGTGACACGCGGGTCATCGGTGCTCCCCCTTTTTGGGCTCACGTCGGAGGCCAGTGTGAAGTATCACATATGGTTGGGCCATATTATGATGATCCTTTTCACTGCTCACGGCGTTATCTATATTATCTATTGggctatcatgcatgaattatcgGAG ATGCTGACATGGGAGAATACTGGGGTGTCCAACGTAGCAGGAGAGTTGTCTTTGCTAGCAGGATTGGCCTTGTGGGCTACGACATTCCCAGGGATAAGGCGAAAAATGTTTGAGCTCTTCTTCTACACTCATCACCTATACATCCTATTCATGCTCTTCTTCGTACTCCATGTTGGCATTAGCTATACCTGCATTATGCTCCCTGGATTCTTCCTTTTCATGATCGATCGATATCTTCGATTCTTGCAATCGAGACGAGGCGTTCGCCTCGTGTCTGCAAGGGTTCTGCCTTGCCAAACTGTTGAACTCAACTTCTCCAAAAGCAAAG GTTTAAGTTATACCCCAACCAGTATCATGTTTATGAATATGCCTAGTATTTCTAAGTTGCAATGGCATCCATTTACCATAAGTTCTAGCAGCAATTTGGAGTCGGATAAACTTGGTGTCATCATCAAAGTTGAAGGAAAATGGTCCGATAAGCTCTACCAGATGCTTTCTTCGCCTTCTTATGTTGATCGTCTTGATGTATCGATTGAAGGACCTTATGGACCCGCTTCAACTGATTTTCTAAG CCACGACTTGCTGGTGATGGTAAGCGGAGGAAGTGGCATAACCCCATTCATTTCCATTATCCGGGAGCTCGTTTACACAAGTGAGACTTTGAAATGCAGGACACCTGAAATTCTCCTCATCAGTGCATTCAAGAACTCAAATGACTTGACCATGCTCGACCTAATCCTCCCAATTTCCGGCGTCCCATCAAAGTTTTCCAACTTGAGTTTGCAAATCGAAGCCTTTGTTACACGAGAAAACGAGCCAGCCACGCAAGAAAACAAGGGCATTAGAACCATTTGGTTCAAGCCTAATCCACGTGATGCACCAATAACTCCAATCTTAGGACAAAACAGTTGGCTCTGGCTCGGTGCCATAATCTCGTCATCCTTCATGATCTATCTTATTTTTATTGGTATTTTGACACGATACTACATATTTCCCATTGATCATAATAGTAATAAGATATACTCTTCTTCCTCAAGAGCAGTGCTGCACATACTATTTCTATGTATTGGCATAGTTATAGCATCAACAGCAGCATTTCTTTGGAATAAGAATAGAAATTCGAAGGAAACTACACAGATTCAGAATATGGAAGGCGCGACACCAGTGGCTTCACCAAATGCATTGTACTATAATGCAGACAGGGAACTCGAGAGCTTGCCTCAGCAGTCTATTTCTCAATGTATCAATGTGCATTATGGTGAAAGACCAGATATTAAAC GATTTTTGTTTGAGCGCAAGGAATCAAGCGTGGGGGTTCTCGTTTGTGGACCGAAGAAAATGCGACACGAAGTTGCGAATATTTGCTCATCTGGTTTGGCAGATAATCTGCATTTTGAATCCATCAGCTTCAGTTGGTGA